One Telluria mixta DNA window includes the following coding sequences:
- a CDS encoding ExeA family protein → MYTAHFGLRELPFGITPDTSFFFGAPHSQEALNTLLVAARGGEGFIKITGEVGTGKTLLCRKFMATLGPEFVTAYIPNPYLEPRTLMLALADELEVAYDKDVDQHQVLKAITHRLLQLAGEDKRVLLCLDEAQAMPVETLEALRLLTNLETEKRKLLQIVLFGQPELNRKLELQSIRQLAQRITFHYHLGPLTRDDLDYYVAHRLRVAGYDGARLFSRGAVSRLYAASGGVPRLVNILAHKAMMLCYGQGRQQVARAHVNLAARDTLATSRRRVWPWAAAALALAGAAAGLAWALSH, encoded by the coding sequence ATGTACACGGCCCACTTCGGCCTGCGCGAGCTGCCGTTCGGGATCACGCCCGACACCAGCTTCTTTTTCGGCGCCCCGCATTCGCAGGAAGCCCTGAACACACTGCTCGTCGCGGCGCGCGGCGGCGAGGGCTTCATCAAGATCACCGGGGAGGTCGGCACCGGCAAGACCCTGTTGTGCCGCAAGTTCATGGCGACCCTGGGCCCGGAATTCGTCACCGCGTACATCCCGAACCCGTATCTCGAACCGCGCACCCTGATGCTGGCGCTCGCGGACGAGCTGGAAGTCGCGTACGACAAGGACGTCGACCAGCACCAGGTCCTGAAAGCCATCACGCACCGGCTGCTGCAGCTGGCGGGCGAAGACAAGCGCGTGCTGCTGTGCCTCGACGAGGCGCAGGCGATGCCCGTCGAGACGCTGGAGGCGCTGCGCCTGCTGACGAACCTGGAGACCGAAAAGCGCAAGCTGCTGCAGATTGTCCTGTTCGGCCAGCCGGAACTGAACCGCAAACTGGAATTGCAATCGATCCGCCAGCTCGCCCAGCGCATCACGTTCCATTATCACCTCGGGCCCCTGACGCGCGACGACCTCGATTACTACGTGGCGCACCGCCTGCGCGTGGCCGGGTATGATGGGGCGCGCCTGTTCTCGCGCGGTGCGGTGTCGCGCCTGTACGCCGCCAGCGGCGGCGTGCCGCGCCTCGTCAACATCCTCGCGCACAAGGCCATGATGCTGTGCTATGGCCAGGGACGCCAGCAGGTCGCACGCGCGCACGTGAACCTGGCCGCGCGCGACACCCTCGCGACGAGCAGGCGTCGCGTGTGGCCGTGGGCCGCGGCGGCGCTCGCCCTGGCCGGTGCCGCGGCGGGCCTGGCGTGGGCGCTGAGCCATTGA
- a CDS encoding pilus assembly protein PilM, with protein sequence MGFFSKAQNNAAWLAMVPQRDGIAAASVRRGAGEGAKPAVTQATFFPGTPSADSLEKAAKEIHSASYRCTTVLAGGDYQFMSVESPNVPREELKSAMRWRLKDILDFPIDDATFDVLDVPLDPNAVVRPQQSVFAIAARNSVVSARQKMFNAAKVKLRVIDIPEMAQRNVSALLEPEGRGIALLSFGEDGGLLTVSWRGELYLSRRIDVTLALLLEDDHDRKHQAFDKITLELQRSLDNFERQFSFISVAKLVLAPTGATGLDEYLSSNLYTRVETLDLANVLDLERVPDLADPGRQQRFFVPIGAALRMEEGAA encoded by the coding sequence ATGGGTTTTTTCAGTAAAGCACAGAACAATGCAGCCTGGCTGGCCATGGTGCCGCAGCGCGACGGGATCGCGGCGGCCAGCGTGCGCCGTGGCGCGGGCGAGGGCGCGAAGCCTGCCGTGACGCAGGCCACCTTCTTCCCCGGCACCCCGTCCGCGGACAGCCTCGAAAAGGCCGCGAAGGAAATCCACAGCGCGAGCTACCGCTGCACGACGGTGCTGGCCGGCGGCGATTACCAGTTCATGTCGGTCGAATCGCCGAACGTCCCGCGCGAGGAACTGAAAAGCGCCATGCGCTGGCGCCTCAAGGACATCCTCGATTTTCCCATCGACGACGCGACGTTCGACGTGCTCGACGTCCCCCTCGACCCGAATGCCGTCGTGCGTCCGCAGCAGAGCGTGTTCGCGATCGCGGCACGCAACAGCGTCGTGTCCGCGCGCCAGAAGATGTTCAATGCGGCCAAGGTGAAACTGCGCGTGATCGACATCCCCGAGATGGCCCAGCGTAACGTGTCGGCGCTGCTGGAGCCGGAGGGCCGCGGCATCGCGCTGCTGTCGTTCGGCGAGGACGGCGGCCTGCTGACCGTGTCGTGGCGCGGCGAACTGTATCTGTCGCGCCGTATCGACGTCACGCTGGCCCTGCTGCTGGAGGACGACCACGACCGCAAGCACCAGGCCTTCGACAAGATCACGCTGGAGCTGCAGCGTTCCCTCGACAACTTCGAGCGCCAGTTCTCGTTCATCAGCGTGGCCAAGCTCGTGCTGGCGCCGACCGGCGCCACGGGCCTGGACGAATACCTGTCGAGCAACCTGTACACGCGCGTCGAGACGCTCGACCTGGCCAACGTGCTCGACCTCGAACGCGTGCCGGACCTGGCCGACCCGGGCCGCCAGCAGCGCTTCTTCGTGCCCATCGGCGCCGCGCTGCGCATGGAGGAGGGCGCGGCATGA
- a CDS encoding pyridoxal phosphate-dependent aminotransferase, producing MTTPVLQSRLPAVGTTVFTLMSALANEHGAVNLGQGFPDFDCDPRLLDAVDAAMRAGHNQYAPMTGLPVLREAIAAKLAALYGHAYDANAEITVTAGATQGIITAILCAVHPGDEVIVIEPCYDSYQPSIVMAGGVPVPVAMRVDAGGYSVPWDAVAAAVTPRTRMIVVNTPHNPTGTILRQADLDALADIVAGTDILLLSDEVYEHMVYDGQPHASVSRHPVLAERAFVVSSFGKTYHVTGWKVGYVAAPAPLMAEFRKAHQYNVFSVNTPMQAGLAGFMRDPAPWRDLPSFYQRKRDLFRAGLANTRFTLLPADGTYFQCVRYDGISDLSESEFAQWLTREIKVAAIPVSAFYSKPTESGIVRFCFAKKDETLNGALERLATV from the coding sequence ATGACCACACCCGTCCTGCAATCGCGCCTGCCGGCCGTCGGCACCACCGTGTTCACCCTGATGTCCGCGCTCGCGAACGAGCACGGCGCCGTCAACCTGGGCCAGGGCTTCCCCGACTTCGACTGCGACCCGCGCCTGCTGGACGCCGTCGACGCCGCCATGCGCGCGGGCCACAACCAGTACGCGCCGATGACCGGCCTGCCCGTGCTGCGCGAGGCCATCGCCGCCAAGCTGGCCGCGCTGTACGGCCACGCTTACGACGCCAACGCCGAGATCACGGTCACGGCCGGCGCCACGCAGGGCATCATCACGGCGATCCTGTGCGCCGTGCATCCGGGCGACGAGGTGATCGTCATCGAGCCCTGCTACGACAGCTACCAGCCCTCGATCGTCATGGCCGGCGGCGTGCCGGTGCCCGTCGCGATGCGCGTGGACGCCGGCGGCTACAGCGTGCCGTGGGACGCTGTCGCGGCGGCCGTCACGCCACGGACGCGCATGATCGTCGTGAACACGCCGCACAACCCGACGGGCACGATCCTGCGCCAGGCCGACCTCGACGCGCTGGCGGACATCGTGGCGGGGACGGACATTCTGCTTTTGTCGGACGAGGTCTACGAGCACATGGTCTACGACGGCCAGCCGCATGCGTCGGTGAGCCGCCATCCCGTGCTGGCGGAGCGCGCGTTCGTCGTGTCGAGCTTCGGCAAGACGTACCACGTGACGGGCTGGAAGGTGGGCTATGTGGCCGCGCCGGCACCGTTGATGGCGGAATTCCGCAAGGCCCACCAGTACAACGTCTTCAGCGTGAACACGCCGATGCAGGCGGGCCTGGCCGGCTTCATGCGCGACCCGGCGCCGTGGCGCGACCTGCCTTCGTTCTACCAGCGCAAGCGCGACCTGTTCCGCGCCGGGCTGGCCAACACGCGCTTTACCCTGCTGCCGGCGGACGGCACGTATTTCCAGTGCGTGCGCTACGACGGGATTTCGGACCTCTCCGAATCGGAATTCGCGCAGTGGCTCACGCGCGAGATCAAGGTGGCCGCGATCCCGGTCTCGGCCTTCTACAGCAAGCCGACGGAGTCCGGGATCGTGCGGTTCTGCTTTGCGAAGAAGGATGAGACGCTGAACGGCGCGCTGGAGCGGTTGGCGACCGTGTGA
- a CDS encoding PilN domain-containing protein has protein sequence MSQQINLFNPQFQPQKKIFSVNAMAGALGVLVLCAVATGVYGKVRVARLEAEVARGEEQVQAAQKRLEAATAEFAPRTKDGRLEAELAAAQAEHDALRRVADVIQGGDLGNTEGYAEYFRALARQSVDGLWLTGVTITGAGTEIGVRGRALDPALVPGYLARLRNERVLQGKPVGSMQIGQASTVKVLGADGKETDAPAPYVEFSLQSAAAGAASTPATGGQP, from the coding sequence ATGAGCCAGCAGATCAACCTCTTCAATCCGCAATTCCAGCCGCAGAAGAAGATCTTCTCGGTCAATGCGATGGCCGGCGCGCTCGGTGTGCTGGTGTTGTGCGCCGTCGCGACGGGCGTGTACGGAAAGGTGCGCGTGGCGCGCCTCGAGGCGGAGGTCGCGCGCGGCGAGGAGCAGGTGCAGGCCGCGCAGAAGCGCCTGGAAGCCGCCACCGCCGAATTCGCGCCGCGCACGAAGGACGGCCGCCTCGAAGCGGAGCTGGCCGCCGCCCAGGCCGAGCACGATGCCTTGCGGCGCGTGGCCGACGTGATCCAGGGCGGTGACCTGGGCAATACCGAAGGCTATGCCGAATACTTCCGCGCGCTGGCGCGCCAGAGCGTCGACGGCCTGTGGCTGACGGGCGTGACCATCACCGGCGCCGGCACGGAGATCGGCGTGCGCGGCCGCGCGCTCGATCCCGCGCTCGTGCCGGGCTACCTCGCGCGCCTGCGCAATGAGCGCGTCCTGCAGGGCAAGCCGGTGGGCAGCATGCAGATCGGCCAGGCGTCCACCGTCAAGGTGCTCGGCGCCGACGGCAAGGAGACGGACGCGCCCGCGCCGTACGTCGAATTCAGCCTGCAGTCGGCCGCCGCCGGTGCGGCGTCGACGCCTGCCACCGGAGGCCAGCCATGA
- a CDS encoding tetratricopeptide repeat protein translates to MSLINKMLQDLDARGTPKDGELPGQVKPVERPSYRPNRRLIVAAVGGAVAAVALGWLGWSQLQRAPRPAPAAPAPVAAVQVAPVVTGPVQAAPVVTGPVQAPVAAPVEAPPAVQSTAGETEGAPAPKHMTRAERRAERKRLAEEKAAARKAEKAAKTATVHAKDVAPMEPDSAEAREARRAMAQALAARGKSAKKTSAAMVAAARAAAHDDAAPKGKRSPQGRQETGAQRAEGEYRRALASLQEGRMIETVASLEQALKYEPTHEAARQTLVGLLIEANRNDEAMRQLQMGLTLDPRQPAMAMLLARLQIERGGNGIDTLMRTLPYAGNDADYHAFLAAALARQQRHREAAEQYHQAVRAVPSNSVWWMGLGISLQAEKRNGEALEAFQRARAGGGLSQELQGFVERRIQQLSH, encoded by the coding sequence ATGAGCCTGATTAACAAGATGCTGCAAGACCTGGACGCGCGCGGCACGCCGAAGGACGGCGAGCTGCCCGGTCAGGTGAAGCCCGTCGAACGGCCGTCGTACCGGCCGAACCGCCGCCTGATCGTGGCCGCCGTCGGCGGTGCCGTCGCCGCCGTCGCGCTGGGTTGGCTCGGCTGGTCGCAGTTGCAGCGCGCGCCCAGGCCGGCACCTGCCGCGCCGGCGCCCGTCGCCGCCGTCCAGGTGGCGCCGGTGGTCACGGGGCCCGTGCAGGCGGCACCCGTGGTGACCGGACCCGTGCAGGCACCTGTCGCCGCACCTGTGGAAGCGCCGCCGGCCGTCCAGTCGACCGCGGGCGAGACCGAAGGCGCGCCGGCGCCGAAACACATGACGCGGGCGGAGCGCCGTGCGGAGCGTAAACGTCTCGCGGAAGAGAAGGCCGCGGCGCGCAAGGCGGAGAAGGCGGCGAAAACGGCGACCGTGCACGCGAAGGACGTCGCGCCGATGGAGCCGGACAGCGCGGAAGCGCGCGAGGCGCGCCGCGCGATGGCGCAGGCGCTGGCCGCGCGCGGCAAGTCCGCGAAGAAGACCTCCGCCGCGATGGTGGCCGCCGCACGCGCGGCCGCGCACGACGACGCCGCGCCGAAGGGCAAGCGCAGCCCACAGGGCCGCCAGGAGACGGGCGCCCAGCGCGCGGAAGGCGAATACCGCCGCGCGCTCGCGAGCCTGCAGGAAGGACGCATGATCGAGACCGTCGCTTCGCTCGAGCAGGCACTGAAATACGAACCCACGCACGAGGCGGCGCGCCAGACGCTGGTCGGCCTGCTGATCGAGGCGAACCGCAACGACGAGGCGATGCGCCAGCTGCAGATGGGCCTCACGCTGGACCCGCGCCAGCCCGCGATGGCGATGCTGCTGGCGCGCTTGCAGATCGAGCGGGGCGGCAACGGCATCGACACCCTGATGCGCACCTTGCCCTATGCGGGCAACGACGCCGACTACCACGCCTTCCTGGCGGCCGCGCTGGCCCGCCAGCAGCGCCACCGCGAAGCGGCCGAGCAGTATCACCAGGCCGTGCGCGCGGTGCCGTCGAACAGCGTGTGGTGGATGGGTCTCGGCATCTCGCTGCAGGCCGAGAAGCGCAACGGCGAGGCGCTCGAGGCATTCCAGCGTGCGCGCGCCGGCGGCGGGTTGTCGCAGGAATTGCAGGGGTTCGTGGAGCGGCGCATCCAGCAGCTCTCACATTGA
- the mshL gene encoding pilus (MSHA type) biogenesis protein MshL has protein sequence MNDKRIPMRTMTAFSAALLVLIALSGCQTTPSPATYDKIKGELASGASKRPAAAPAVDAAVADALLPPAAALATQLPKARPALEERFNVSFNNVPAQQFFRSIVAGTRYNILVHPDVAGTITANLKDVTLPETLDAIREMYGYDYKIDGTRISIKPLTMQTKMFHVNYLVGKRAGMSSTRVTSTSVANAVNNGNGGGNGNNNNNNSQGGQNPFGNNGNNQNNNGNNPNGQNGGGQMDSTDVATMSANDFWGDLKLAIEAIVGPKEGGRSVVVSPQSGVLVIRAMPDELRNVDAYLKATQLAVDRQVILEAKILEVELNDSYQSGVNWASFASIRSSHDNRVSGGLIAPGATLTPLPFGGGQPAVINDPSTGLSASTGFSLSNAAGAAGSMFGLAVQTANFAALISFLETQGTVHVLSSPRVAAVNNQKAVLKIGTDEFFVTGVQTTTNSTTTGNTVSPSVTLQPFFSGVVLDVTPQIDEKGNILLHVHPSVSQVSTINKSVNLGAAGSLSLPLAASATSELDSIVRGQNGQVVAIGGLMRQSSTADDSQLPGTGKVPVLSSLFGAKKRVNQKRELVVLIKPTIVEGINNWNDDLLDTNRRMEQLDPRTRGNR, from the coding sequence ATGAACGACAAGCGTATTCCGATGCGGACCATGACGGCCTTCAGTGCCGCGCTGCTGGTGCTCATTGCGCTGAGCGGTTGCCAGACGACGCCGAGCCCGGCCACCTATGACAAGATCAAGGGCGAGTTGGCGAGCGGTGCGAGCAAGCGTCCGGCCGCGGCGCCCGCCGTCGACGCGGCCGTGGCCGACGCGCTGCTGCCGCCGGCCGCCGCGCTGGCCACGCAACTGCCCAAGGCACGGCCCGCGCTGGAAGAGCGTTTCAACGTCTCCTTCAACAACGTGCCGGCGCAGCAGTTCTTCCGCTCGATCGTCGCGGGCACGCGCTACAACATCCTCGTGCATCCGGACGTCGCCGGCACCATCACGGCGAACCTGAAGGACGTGACCCTGCCGGAGACGCTCGACGCGATCCGCGAGATGTACGGCTACGATTACAAGATCGACGGCACGCGCATCTCGATCAAGCCGCTGACGATGCAGACCAAGATGTTCCACGTGAACTACCTGGTCGGCAAACGCGCGGGCATGTCGAGCACGCGCGTGACGTCGACGTCGGTCGCGAACGCGGTCAACAACGGGAACGGGGGCGGCAACGGCAACAACAATAACAATAACAGCCAGGGCGGCCAGAACCCGTTCGGCAACAACGGCAACAACCAGAACAACAACGGCAACAATCCGAACGGCCAGAACGGCGGCGGGCAAATGGACAGTACGGACGTCGCCACGATGTCCGCCAACGATTTCTGGGGCGACCTGAAACTGGCCATTGAGGCCATCGTGGGACCGAAGGAGGGCGGCCGCAGCGTCGTCGTCAGCCCGCAGTCGGGCGTGCTCGTGATCCGCGCGATGCCGGACGAGCTGCGCAACGTGGACGCCTACCTGAAAGCCACGCAGCTCGCGGTCGACCGCCAGGTGATCCTGGAAGCGAAGATTCTCGAAGTGGAGCTGAACGACAGCTACCAGAGCGGCGTCAACTGGGCCTCGTTCGCGTCGATCCGCAGCAGCCATGACAACCGTGTCTCCGGCGGCCTGATCGCGCCGGGCGCGACGCTCACGCCGCTGCCGTTCGGCGGCGGGCAGCCGGCCGTGATCAACGACCCGAGCACGGGCCTGTCGGCCAGTACCGGCTTCTCGCTGTCGAATGCGGCGGGTGCCGCCGGCTCGATGTTCGGCCTCGCCGTGCAGACGGCGAACTTCGCGGCGCTGATCTCGTTCCTCGAAACGCAGGGCACCGTGCACGTCCTGTCGAGCCCCCGCGTGGCGGCCGTTAACAACCAGAAGGCGGTGCTGAAGATCGGTACCGACGAATTCTTCGTCACCGGCGTGCAGACGACCACGAACTCCACGACGACCGGCAACACGGTGTCGCCGAGCGTGACGCTGCAGCCGTTCTTCTCCGGCGTCGTCCTCGACGTCACGCCGCAGATCGACGAGAAGGGCAACATCCTGCTGCACGTGCACCCGTCCGTGAGCCAGGTCTCGACGATCAACAAGTCCGTCAACCTGGGCGCGGCCGGCAGCCTGAGCCTGCCGCTCGCGGCATCGGCCACGTCGGAACTGGACAGCATCGTGCGCGGCCAGAACGGCCAGGTCGTCGCCATCGGCGGCTTGATGCGCCAGTCGTCGACGGCGGACGATTCGCAGCTGCCGGGGACCGGCAAGGTGCCCGTGCTGTCGTCGCTGTTCGGCGCCAAGAAGCGCGTGAACCAGAAGCGCGAACTGGTCGTGCTGATCAAGCCGACCATCGTCGAAGGCATCAACAACTGGAACGACGACCTGCTCGACACGAACCGCCGCATGGAGCAGCTCGACCCGCGCACCCGGGGGAACCGGTAA
- a CDS encoding putative toxin-antitoxin system toxin component, PIN family, giving the protein MIPAPAKPIVIDTNVCLDLFVFRDPRWAPLLAALESGKVRAVTRADCRDEYRIVLHYSHLPLDESTRPQAEAAFDALIEVVAPTSRALRLPVCTDRDDQKFLEIARDADAAVLVTKDKALLKLARRAARENLFRIMTPEAWVKTEAPATVE; this is encoded by the coding sequence ATGATACCTGCTCCAGCAAAACCCATCGTCATCGACACCAACGTCTGCCTCGACCTGTTCGTTTTCCGCGACCCGCGCTGGGCGCCCCTGCTCGCCGCACTGGAGTCCGGCAAGGTGCGCGCCGTCACCCGCGCCGATTGCCGCGACGAATACCGGATCGTGTTGCATTACTCTCACCTGCCGCTCGACGAGTCGACGCGGCCGCAGGCGGAGGCCGCCTTCGACGCCCTGATCGAGGTCGTGGCGCCGACGTCGCGCGCGCTGCGCCTGCCCGTTTGCACGGACCGGGACGACCAGAAATTCCTCGAAATCGCGCGCGATGCCGACGCCGCCGTCCTCGTCACCAAGGACAAGGCCCTGCTCAAGCTGGCCCGCCGCGCCGCGCGCGAGAACCTCTTCCGCATCATGACGCCCGAGGCCTGGGTCAAGACCGAGGCCCCGGCCACGGTAGAATGA
- a CDS encoding type II secretion system protein, which yields MKVSIKNNAQGGFTLIELIVVIVILGILAATALPKFASLGGDARLASLQAAKGALNATAAMAHGKWLASPTVASAGKVKLEDQEINFQTGGYPKAEPATALAAGLAATDYKTYVKADAGTNVPTVADDEMAIVPASLVGTASAAKCYILYKAVASTPPTLTVPGTATADNCN from the coding sequence ATGAAAGTAAGTATCAAGAACAATGCACAGGGCGGCTTCACCTTGATCGAATTGATCGTCGTGATCGTTATTCTGGGCATTCTGGCTGCGACCGCACTGCCGAAGTTTGCGAGCCTCGGCGGCGATGCACGCCTGGCCAGCCTGCAGGCTGCGAAGGGTGCATTGAACGCTACCGCCGCGATGGCGCACGGCAAGTGGCTGGCCAGCCCGACCGTTGCAAGCGCAGGTAAAGTCAAGCTGGAAGACCAGGAGATCAATTTCCAAACGGGTGGATATCCGAAGGCTGAACCTGCGACGGCACTCGCCGCTGGCCTTGCCGCGACCGATTACAAGACTTATGTGAAAGCCGATGCCGGTACGAACGTGCCTACCGTCGCGGACGATGAGATGGCAATTGTGCCCGCAAGTCTTGTTGGCACCGCGAGCGCAGCCAAGTGCTACATCCTTTATAAGGCTGTGGCATCGACGCCGCCGACGTTGACCGTGCCGGGGACTGCGACCGCCGACAACTGCAACTGA
- a CDS encoding type II secretion system F family protein produces MPFFAYKGRNARGELMQGVLEGADSSAVADQLFGTGVTPLDITPTTRKATTPGNAAGANDSLWERLTRKKVTSIDVQLFSRQIYTLLKSGVPIMRGLAGLQESATNKSFARVIQDLRESLDSGRELSTAMRRHTECFTPFYLSMVRVGEMTGRLEEVFLRLFDHLEFDRDMRERVKTAMRYPTFVIIAMIAAMVVVNVFVIPQFEKVFNSFHAELPLMTRILIATSRFTVDYWPVMLGAAVAAFFGFRAWTRTTSGRLTWDRYKLRFPVAGKIIHKATMARFARSFALSIRSGVPIVQALSVVAQTADNAYLTMRLDQMRDGVERGESILRTATNAQVFTPIVLQMVAVGEESGSLDDLMDEIAQMYEREVDYELKTLSSQIEPILITFLGAMVLVLALGIFLPIWDLGKAALHH; encoded by the coding sequence ATGCCGTTCTTTGCCTACAAAGGCCGCAACGCACGCGGCGAATTGATGCAGGGGGTGCTGGAAGGCGCCGACAGCAGCGCGGTGGCCGACCAGCTGTTCGGCACCGGCGTCACGCCGCTCGACATCACCCCGACCACCCGCAAGGCGACGACGCCGGGCAACGCCGCCGGCGCGAACGACAGCCTGTGGGAACGCCTGACGCGCAAGAAGGTCACGTCGATCGACGTCCAGCTGTTCAGCCGCCAGATCTACACGCTGCTGAAATCCGGCGTGCCGATCATGCGCGGCCTGGCCGGCCTGCAGGAATCGGCGACCAATAAAAGCTTCGCGCGCGTGATCCAGGACCTGCGCGAATCGCTGGACTCGGGCCGCGAACTGTCGACGGCGATGCGCCGCCACACGGAATGCTTCACACCGTTCTACCTGTCGATGGTGCGCGTGGGCGAGATGACAGGCCGCCTGGAAGAAGTCTTCCTGCGCCTGTTCGACCACCTGGAATTCGACCGCGACATGCGCGAGCGCGTCAAGACCGCCATGCGCTACCCCACGTTCGTCATCATCGCGATGATCGCGGCGATGGTCGTCGTGAACGTGTTCGTGATCCCGCAGTTCGAAAAAGTCTTCAACAGCTTCCACGCGGAGCTGCCGCTGATGACGCGCATCCTGATCGCGACGTCGCGTTTTACGGTCGACTACTGGCCCGTGATGCTCGGCGCGGCGGTGGCAGCGTTCTTCGGCTTCCGCGCCTGGACGCGCACGACGTCGGGGCGTCTGACGTGGGACCGCTACAAGCTGCGCTTCCCCGTCGCCGGCAAGATCATCCACAAGGCCACGATGGCCCGCTTCGCGCGCAGCTTCGCGCTGTCGATCCGCAGCGGCGTGCCGATCGTGCAAGCTCTCTCGGTCGTTGCGCAGACGGCCGACAATGCCTATCTGACCATGCGCCTGGACCAGATGCGCGACGGCGTCGAGCGCGGCGAAAGCATCCTGCGTACGGCGACCAACGCCCAGGTGTTCACGCCGATCGTGCTGCAGATGGTCGCCGTGGGCGAGGAATCCGGTTCGCTCGACGACCTGATGGACGAGATCGCGCAAATGTACGAGCGCGAGGTCGATTACGAACTCAAGACGCTGTCCAGCCAGATCGAGCCGATCCTGATCACCTTCCTGGGTGCGATGGTGCTCGTGCTGGCGCTGGGCATCTTCCTGCCGATCTGGGACCTGGGCAAGGCAGCCCTGCATCATTGA